The Mesorhizobium sp. AR02 genomic interval TCGCGGCTATTCATGGTCCGCAGACTCTTCACCGCAGCGGATGCTTCTAGCTCACGGAATGGATCCTCGGGTCTGCGCGCCGGCTTTGCCGACGCTCCGCCCGTGGATGACGAAGGAGGGAGGCTCGCCATCCTGCGCGCCAGGCCTTAGGCCGCCAGCTTGCGCGTCCTGCCGAGCGCTTCCTCGACCGTGTCGAGAAACATTTCTGCACAGGCTTTCCAGCTGTAGCGCATGGCGCGTTCGCGCGCCTCGGCGCGGTCGACCTTGAGGGCGGCGAGGGAGGCCTCGCGTAGGTCGTTCGAGACCGCGCCGCCAAAACCGTCGCCGACAATGTCGATCGGTCCGGTCACCGGATAGGCGGCGACCGGCGTGCCGCTGGCCAGCGCTTCGATGATGACGTTGCCGAAGGTGTCGGTGCGACTGGGGAAAACGAAGACGTCGGCCGAGGCATAGATCTCCGCCAGTTCGTCATTGGGGCGGTGGCCAAGGAAATGCGCCTGCGGATACTTCGCCTTCAATTTGGCAAGCTCGGGTCCTTCGCCGACGATCACCTTGCTGCCGGGCAGGTCGAGGTCGAGGAAGGCGGAGAGGTTCTTTTCGATGGCGACGCGGCCGACGCAGAGGAAGACCGGGCCGGGGAAGCCGAGGTCCTTGCGCTTATCCGGCCGGAAATGGTCGATGTCGACGCCGCGCGTCCATGGCCTCAGCTTGTTGAAGCCGCGCGCCGAAAGGTCATCGGCGAGCGACTGGGTGGCAACCAGCGTGCCCTGGCCGGAATTGTGGAAATCGCGCAGCCAGCGATAGGCCCAGCTTTCCGGCACCGGCAGGCGGGCGCTGAGATATTCGGGAAAGCGCGTGTGATAGCTGGTGGTGAACGGCCGGCCGGCATTGCGGCAATAGCGCCGCGCCATGATGCCGAGCGGTCCCTCGGTGACGATGTGGACGTGGTCCGTCTTGTAGGCATCGATCAGGCGCGCGACATGGCCGGGCGTGGTCAGCGCCAGGCGGATGTCGGGATAGGTCGGCAGGGGCAGTGTGCGAAAGATGTTGGGCGTCAGGAAATCCACCGCCACGTCGAAGGATTTCAGCGTTTCGGTGAGCCGCTCCAGCGTGTGGACGACGCCGTTGACCTGCGGGCGCCAGGCGTCGGTGACCATCAATATGCGCATGGCGGCCCTTTGCTGGAAAGGTCGACGGTTGCCTTGAGACGATGCCGGAACGGCGACCAGCCGGCTGCCCTCGCTTCGCTCCAGCGCACCCGGGTGGGCACGGGGTCGAAATGGTGCGGCAGGGCCGAATCAAGTGATGTCGCGCGTTTCATGCGCGCTCTTCACCATGATTTCATGACGAGCGGATGAAGCTTGATACTTGGCTTGGTATTTGGGCTTGATACTTGGGCTTGCCTAAGCCGGAACCTTGATCACCGCGCGCAGGCCGCCGAGCGGGCTGTCGTCGAGGGTGATGTCGCCGCCATGGCTGCGGGCGATGTCGCGGGCAATCGACAGGCCGAGTCCGGTGCCGCTGGCATCGAGGTTGCGGGCCTCGTCGAGCCGCACGAAGGGCTTGAACACGTCCTCGCGCCTGTCGACCGGGATGCCGGGACCGTTATCGTCGACGGTGACCACAAGCGAGCCACGGCCGTGGTTGGCGCTGACCTCCACCGTCTTGGCATAACGGAAGGCGTTGCCGATGACATTGGACAACAGTCGGGCGAAGGCGTTCGGCCTGACATGCACGGTCGGATCGCCGGAAAGCGTCGTCGACAGCTTGCATTTGCGCAAGGCGGCTTCGTCGCCGAGCTTCTGGAAATAGGCTTCGAGATCGAAGCGTCCCGGGTCCTCCGAGGCTTCGCCACGGGCGAAGGCGAGATAGCCTTCCAGCATCGATTGCATGTCATCGATATCCTGGTTGAGGGCCGCCTTGGTCTCGGCCTTGCCGCCGGCCAGCGCCAGCTGCAGCTTGAAGCGGGTGAGGATGGTCCTGAGGTCATGGCTGACGCCGGTCAGCATGGCGGTACGCTGGTCGATCTGGCGCTCGATGCGCTCGCGCATCTGGATGAAGGCAAAGCCGGCGCGGCGAACCTCCTCGGCGCCGCGCGGGCGAAAATCGCGCGGCATCGGCCGGCCCTTGCCGAAGCTTTCGGCGGCCTCGGCGAGCGTCAGGATCGGCCGGATCTGGTTGCGCAGGAAGGGGATGGCGATCATCAGGAGCACCAGCGAGGTGCCGACCATCCAGATCAGGAAGATGTGGGTGTTCGAGGCATAGGCCTGGCTGCGGCGCACGAAGACGCGCAGCACCTTGTTCTCGAGCTGGACGCGCACCTCGACGATGTTGGAATTGCCGACCGTGTCGATCCAGAACGGCCGGTTGATCTGGCGGGTGATCTCGGCCGAGAGAACGTCGTCGAGGATCGAGAAGAACGGTTTTGGACCGGGCGGCGGCAGGGGATCCGGCGGCAGCAGATCGACCTTCAGCTGCATGCGGTCCTGGGCGATGCGGATGATGTTGGCGTAGTCGGCGTCGTGCGGGTAGGTCTCGATCAGGTCGATGATGGCGGCGATGTCGCGCACGGTGGCCTGCGACAGGCGCTGCGTGACCGTTGCCCAATGGCGCTCCATGAACACGAAGGCGACGACCGATTGCAAAAGGATCATCGGTGCGATGACGATGATTAGCGAGCGCGCATAAAGGCGCTTGGGCATGTAAAGCGAAACGAGGCGCCAGAACCGGTTCCAGATGCGCGGCACCGCCTTGAGCGTTCGCATGGCGCGTGCGCTCAAGCCGTCAGGTCCCGGCCCTTCCAGTTCCGTCGTCGCCATTGGCTCTTTTCATTTCGCCCACGGCCAATCGAGCCGCGGCCGGTATTCTATTCTACACTGAGCCGATACCCAATACCGCGCACGGTCTGCAGCCAGACCGGGTTGGACGGATCGCGCTCGATCTTGCGGCGCAGCCGGTTGATCTGGACGTCGATGGTGCGCTCGCCGACCTCCGAATCGTCGCCGACCAGTTCGTGGCGCGGGATGGTCTCGCCGGCGCGTGCGGCAAAGATCGCCAGGATTTCCTGCTCGCGGTCGGTCAGCTTCAGTGCCTCGCCGCCGCGCTTCAATTCGCGCCTGGCGATCTGGAACGTGTAGGGGCCGAAGACCAGCTGTTCGACCTTTGGCGTCGTCGCCGGGCCGCCACGGCGCAGGATGTTGT includes:
- a CDS encoding glycosyltransferase family 4 protein, which produces MRILMVTDAWRPQVNGVVHTLERLTETLKSFDVAVDFLTPNIFRTLPLPTYPDIRLALTTPGHVARLIDAYKTDHVHIVTEGPLGIMARRYCRNAGRPFTTSYHTRFPEYLSARLPVPESWAYRWLRDFHNSGQGTLVATQSLADDLSARGFNKLRPWTRGVDIDHFRPDKRKDLGFPGPVFLCVGRVAIEKNLSAFLDLDLPGSKVIVGEGPELAKLKAKYPQAHFLGHRPNDELAEIYASADVFVFPSRTDTFGNVIIEALASGTPVAAYPVTGPIDIVGDGFGGAVSNDLREASLAALKVDRAEARERAMRYSWKACAEMFLDTVEEALGRTRKLAA
- a CDS encoding ATP-binding protein; protein product: MATTELEGPGPDGLSARAMRTLKAVPRIWNRFWRLVSLYMPKRLYARSLIIVIAPMILLQSVVAFVFMERHWATVTQRLSQATVRDIAAIIDLIETYPHDADYANIIRIAQDRMQLKVDLLPPDPLPPPGPKPFFSILDDVLSAEITRQINRPFWIDTVGNSNIVEVRVQLENKVLRVFVRRSQAYASNTHIFLIWMVGTSLVLLMIAIPFLRNQIRPILTLAEAAESFGKGRPMPRDFRPRGAEEVRRAGFAFIQMRERIERQIDQRTAMLTGVSHDLRTILTRFKLQLALAGGKAETKAALNQDIDDMQSMLEGYLAFARGEASEDPGRFDLEAYFQKLGDEAALRKCKLSTTLSGDPTVHVRPNAFARLLSNVIGNAFRYAKTVEVSANHGRGSLVVTVDDNGPGIPVDRREDVFKPFVRLDEARNLDASGTGLGLSIARDIARSHGGDITLDDSPLGGLRAVIKVPA